Below is a genomic region from Bacillus mycoides.
AGCAGTCTTCATAATTACACCTTGACTCGCTTCCAGCTCAATATCTCCAAACATTCTTCCGCCAGTTGTCGCTAACCAAGCATTTCCATTTTCCATAGAAGACCTTGCAAAAATACGATTAATTCGAAAACGCTTATGGTCTTGAGAGTAACCACTCAATGTAATTCTTACTTTATATAACTGATTAGCTTTCATATTCGATATAACTGTATCTCCAACATTTAATGGAACATCTGCCGCGATAATCCAACTCCCAGTTGCACTTAATGCATATTCAATTTTAATTTTCTTTGGGCTCTCTCCCCATCCAAAGTACATCCCAATACAATTCAACATTTTGATCGGATTTTTCGTAAAGTCCAATTCAATAACAACTGGATTACTATCTGGAACATCAATATAATTCACACTTTGTTCATCTATTAAATTAAAACAATTAGCGATATTTCCTCCGTAAGGTAATTTCCCACTTACTTGCTTGACACTATACTTCAGCTGAGCATTTACTAAAATATCATCTTGATTTCCTATTAAATGTGGTTTATTCAGCGTCAAAGGTAACTGAATCCGAAGTGATTCTTCATAAGTAGACTTACAAACATTGTATTGTCCGTTATCTACAATAGTTGTTGAAAGTAAATTTGAAAAAAGGTAGTTACGATGGGAATTGGAAGAAAATTCAATTGCTATTTGTTCACTACTCATCCTGTACGTATCCCAAATCATACAGTTGAATGTATTATAAGCACCTGAACAACGAATTGCTTTTTTCGTTTGTTGTCTACATTGCACTTGAATATCATGAAACGTATTTCCTGAACTTTCATTTGGTAAATCACTATTCCCATCTACTTCTATTCCATACTGACATCCATCAATAAATATAGATTGAAATACATTTGCGTTAATCCAGCAAGGTGTATTTATATTGTCTACATATTCCGTTTTTAAATATATTGCAGTTTGAAAATTTTTAACTTGAACATAGTTAACTTGAAAGAAACTAATATAATCCCACGCTTTTTGACAATAAAAATGTATAGCTTTTCCTTTATATGATGGTGTGGTATTTATTATATTTATATTTGATATGACAGATTGATTAGGCACTTCTATTTGTTGTGAACCGGAAACATAAATAACAGATGACTGAAATACTTGATTAATAACTTGAATAGTACCGCCAGTTATAGAAGCATTACTTTGTAACTCAAACGCATTAAAATCTCCATCAATTTGCAGCGTTACGGTAGGATCTAACTCTAATCTTACGTTGGATTTAATAACAATCGGCTTCAATATTTTATACGTATTAACCCCTGTAATTCTTACCGTCGAAATTCGGTTCGCTACACAATAATTAATCCCTTGTTGAATCGCTAACGAACTATCACTTCCTGAATTCGGAACTGCACCAAAGCAATCAATATGAACACTATTTTCTGGCGCACACTCCTCTTGTGAAGAAATATATTCTGACAAAATAAATTCACTCCTCATATTGCCTTTTTCATATAATATGTGAGTTCTCTCTTAAAAGTTTGTATCATAAAAAAAACAAACGACCTCCACGGTCATTTGTTTAATTCATATATATCCTTCGTTTCTTCTACCATTTTAGTTAACGAGAAATTTCTTTCCGCTTTTTCTCGCGCTTTCACTCTAATATCATTCACCTTTTCTTCATTTCCTTGTAATTCCTCCAGCACGTCTGCGAATTCACATTCGCAATATTCAGATATTAAAACACCTGATTCTCCATCTATTACCGCTTCATTTATTCCGCCGACATCTATTGAAACAATTGGTGTTCCTGTAGCCATTGCTTCAATTACTACCATTGGAAACACTTCACGAAAAGATAATAAAAGTAATACATCCATATTTCCTATAAACTTATGTGGCTCTGAAATATTTCCTAACATCTTTACACTTTGTTGCAAGTCATATTTTTCTATTTCTTTCATAATAGATTCTTTCTCTGGTCCATCACCAGCAATATAAAACATAAAATCATTTCTCTTTTTTAACACATTTGCAATTTTAACAAATAGTTGATGATTTTTCTCCTTGGATAATCTAGCTAATATACCTACTTTATAAGTAGATTCTTTCTTTTTCTGCTGAAATAAAAATTTTTCAATATCCACACCGTTGTAAATTGTCTTTACTTTCTCTTCAGCTACATGAATTGAAATTAAGTTATTCTTTTCAAATTCACTTACTGTAATAATATTGTTCACATATTTATTCATGACATAACGAAAAAGAATTGGCATTTTCTTTTCTAGTATCGTTACATTATGTTTCGTATACACGATTTTTATCTTTCTTTTAATAAACTTTTGAAGTAGAAAAGCATATAATACCATTCGCAAACTATTTGCATGAATAAGTTCTATCTTTCGTTTATAAATCTCTTTTCGTAAGTAATGAATATTTCTCAAATGATTCCATCGACTAAGTAACATGAAATTTTCTTTTCTAGTAAGAGATTGATATAATTCTCCCTCACCTGCAGCTGTATAAACCGTAATGTTTTCATATTGCAAATTGTTTTCCAATTTACAGAAGTAACTCTCGGCTCCCCCAGTTATCAATTTATCTGTCATCAACAATATATTCATACTTGCGTCTTCCCAACTACATTGATTTTATTTTTTCTGTAAGCATGATAAGCATACTTACTAAAATAAAAAAAGGTTTGCAATGAATTAAGTGGTTTTTGTGCTCTTAACAGCTTCCAATATCGGAAGGCCGCCCTTATTTTATTTCTTGAAACAGAATTTGTAACAATTCTATATTTTGCCAATACCTGCTGTATCCCTTTCGCTTCATATCCTTTATATAACAATTGTAGCCATAACGCTGTATCTTCAGGCTGCACACTGGGCATTTCAATACAAGGAATCTTCTCACGATCAAGCATCACTGTTAAACACCCAATAATTGTGTTTCCTACTAAATAATGATAATCAACAAATTCCGGTACGTTCACCTCTTTATTCAGGGCATTACTATTTTCATCAATTAAACTATAGGACGTATACGAAAACGCAACATTCGTTCCTTCCATAAATAACAATTGCGTCTCCAATTTATTGGGTAGCCAAATATCATCACTATCTAAAAAGGCAATATACCTTCCTCTCGCTTCTTTAATCGCTATATTCCTAGCTTTAGCAGCACCCATATTTTCTTCTAATGATAATAACCGAATTCGTGAATCCGCTTCTATCATCTCTTTAATTTTTACAGCTGAGTGGTCCGTTGAAGCATCATCAACGATAAGCATTTCCCAATTTTTATAAGATTGACTCTGCACAGATCTGATTGTCTCACCAATAAAACGTAAACTATTATAAGAAGGTGTTATTATAGAAATACAAGGCACCTCGTTATGTACTGATAGACACTTTACCATCTATCATTCCCCTTCCTTCATATGTTGAAATGTACTTCACAACAACTGCTAAAAATAGAAAGAAAGCTTCGTTAATAATAAGTGATAATGACATCATCTGAAATAAAAATGCAATCATAGTCAATAAAAGATATGGCTTTTCACAAAACAAGTTATACTTAGTCAACTTCACCATTAAAATACATAAAAAAGCGCTATATAAAAGAAAACCAATTGTACCCGATTCAGATAAAATTTCTAAAAATGTATTGTGCACATATAGTTTTTCATTGAACTGATACTCATAATAATTCGAAAAATTAAAAGCACCGATACCGATATATGGATTAGATAAAAAATATTTGAAAGCAGCTTCCCATAGTGTAAATCTGCCACTCCCATTATCGCGTGAAAAATCAGAAATTCGACCGTTCAATATATCATCTAGTTGTCCACCCATTACTACATTCGCTAAACTAAAAATAACAACACTAAACAATACTAAGCCCATTATTATTTTTACTTTTTTGGCAAAACTGGACATGCATACATATACAAAAATAACGAGCACAATTGCTAAAATACCACCTCTTGAAAAAGTTAATAAACTCGTTGTAACACATAGAATCAATCCTATTACGTTGGTGATATTATATAAATTTGTCATATAATACATAAAAAATATTGTATTATAAAAAATAAAGATGTTGGGATCATCTAATAATCCAATTAATCTCGGATATCCTCTATCTACTAATAATCCAGCATAAATCTCTCTCTCTTCTCCGCCATATAATCCAAAATGTTGTAATCCAACTATATAGAGTATGAGACTTACAATATTAAATACTAATCCTACATAGACAATGGCTGACTCGAGCACTACTATTTCGGTGTTCCCTAGTAAATTCCTCATAATAAAATAACATCCTAAAACAAGTAATACGCCGAAAATCATACGAATACTAGCACTTAAATATATAGAAAGAATGCCACTTAAACAATAGATGAAATAAAACAGTAAAAATACAACTTCATGAAAATATAGCTTTCGAATATAAAAATCTTTAATTGTTAAACAAAAATAAATGACTAGAAAAATCATATATATCTTCAAAGAAAACCCTATATATATGTTGTATTTACTTAACATAACAAACAAGATTAGAAGAAAAGTCCATTTCATTGAAATTTGCATATTATTTTCCATAGGCTATATCTCCTGCTTCGTAATATAATCCTTTTCTCGTATTTTTCTTATAAATGAAAGAATAAGTTTTTTTAACTCATAATCATATAGGAATATACCAACTACTACGATAAACGTATTAAGAACAAGTGCAATCAAATTATATGTCTTTAATACATATTGCACTCCAATAAAAGTTACACCAAAATAAATTGTATACGGTATTACAATTTGGAATACAATTTTTTTCCTCACTGTACTTACTGCTGTATATCCAATCAAAGCCACTATTTCAAATAAAACCATAGCGTAAGCCGCTCCTCTAACTCCACCAATGCTACTGAAGCTATATAGCATAATTCCGCCAATTACTAAAGCAACACACTGTACGGCAGTTCTCTTATTTTGAAATCCACTCGTTGTTAAACCATCGGCAATAGCAACATTTAAACTTTGTAATACAATGAGAAAAGATAGTATTTGGAGCGGCTCTACTGCATTACTCCATTCCGCATGAAAAAATATAGAAATAAAATAGGGTGCTAAATTATATAAACCTATCGTCATACATATTCCCACGACCGCCATTGATTTTATTTGAATCATATTTAATTTCGTATGCTCTTCTAAATTATTCTGGTTATAGTGTTTAAAGAGCACTGGGAAAAATGCCCCTGCAATTACCCCTGGCACTTGATATAAAGCCGCTGGCATCCGATAAGCTACCGCGAAAACACCCACCATACTTAATGGTAATGTATAATTGAGTAAGATGGGTGCTAATTGTGGCGTACTCATTATTAAAAACCCACTAACAATAAAAGGACCTAATTTCCAAAACAATCCTTTATGAATTGCTACTTTCATATTAATGTTCGTCTTTTTTCTCATAACGTATATGCTAAATAAACCGCCAATCATATAACCAAAACCATATAAGCGAGCTGTTATATACACTGGTAATTCCCCGAAAATGCAAAAGCATGTAATTATAATGACAACTGTTGCGGATACAACTTTAATTAGTGCTATATATTTCATACGTTCCATAAGCTGAAAGTAGGCAATCCCTATATTTTGACATGTAAGGCCTATTAACATCAGGAACATTACGTTTAACATCATATAAATTAAATTCTTATCCTCGTACACATAATGAATAGCTATATAACCAATTACAGAAATAAAAATAAGAAGAAGTATCCTTATCTTTATGTATGAAGATACAATCGTCCCTAA
It encodes:
- a CDS encoding glycosyltransferase family 4 protein, encoding MNILLMTDKLITGGAESYFCKLENNLQYENITVYTAAGEGELYQSLTRKENFMLLSRWNHLRNIHYLRKEIYKRKIELIHANSLRMVLYAFLLQKFIKRKIKIVYTKHNVTILEKKMPILFRYVMNKYVNNIITVSEFEKNNLISIHVAEEKVKTIYNGVDIEKFLFQQKKKESTYKVGILARLSKEKNHQLFVKIANVLKKRNDFMFYIAGDGPEKESIMKEIEKYDLQQSVKMLGNISEPHKFIGNMDVLLLLSFREVFPMVVIEAMATGTPIVSIDVGGINEAVIDGESGVLISEYCECEFADVLEELQGNEEKVNDIRVKAREKAERNFSLTKMVEETKDIYELNK
- a CDS encoding glycosyltransferase family 2 protein — translated: MVKCLSVHNEVPCISIITPSYNSLRFIGETIRSVQSQSYKNWEMLIVDDASTDHSAVKIKEMIEADSRIRLLSLEENMGAAKARNIAIKEARGRYIAFLDSDDIWLPNKLETQLLFMEGTNVAFSYTSYSLIDENSNALNKEVNVPEFVDYHYLVGNTIIGCLTVMLDREKIPCIEMPSVQPEDTALWLQLLYKGYEAKGIQQVLAKYRIVTNSVSRNKIRAAFRYWKLLRAQKPLNSLQTFFYFSKYAYHAYRKNKINVVGKTQV
- a CDS encoding O-antigen ligase family protein, which codes for MENNMQISMKWTFLLILFVMLSKYNIYIGFSLKIYMIFLVIYFCLTIKDFYIRKLYFHEVVFLLFYFIYCLSGILSIYLSASIRMIFGVLLVLGCYFIMRNLLGNTEIVVLESAIVYVGLVFNIVSLILYIVGLQHFGLYGGEEREIYAGLLVDRGYPRLIGLLDDPNIFIFYNTIFFMYYMTNLYNITNVIGLILCVTTSLLTFSRGGILAIVLVIFVYVCMSSFAKKVKIIMGLVLFSVVIFSLANVVMGGQLDDILNGRISDFSRDNGSGRFTLWEAAFKYFLSNPYIGIGAFNFSNYYEYQFNEKLYVHNTFLEILSESGTIGFLLYSAFLCILMVKLTKYNLFCEKPYLLLTMIAFLFQMMSLSLIINEAFFLFLAVVVKYISTYEGRGMIDGKVSIST
- a CDS encoding oligosaccharide flippase family protein, which gives rise to MGRSILNNIVHLFYSTILANLLQAISLIALANFFNAQNYGMFSVAIAFTFVMLFFTDLGLSNTFLREGAKDGVDLGTIVSSYIKIRILLLIFISVIGYIAIHYVYEDKNLIYMMLNVMFLMLIGLTCQNIGIAYFQLMERMKYIALIKVVSATVVIIITCFCIFGELPVYITARLYGFGYMIGGLFSIYVMRKKTNINMKVAIHKGLFWKLGPFIVSGFLIMSTPQLAPILLNYTLPLSMVGVFAVAYRMPAALYQVPGVIAGAFFPVLFKHYNQNNLEEHTKLNMIQIKSMAVVGICMTIGLYNLAPYFISIFFHAEWSNAVEPLQILSFLIVLQSLNVAIADGLTTSGFQNKRTAVQCVALVIGGIMLYSFSSIGGVRGAAYAMVLFEIVALIGYTAVSTVRKKIVFQIVIPYTIYFGVTFIGVQYVLKTYNLIALVLNTFIVVVGIFLYDYELKKLILSFIRKIREKDYITKQEI